The following proteins are encoded in a genomic region of Zea mays cultivar B73 chromosome 9, Zm-B73-REFERENCE-NAM-5.0, whole genome shotgun sequence:
- the LOC100272823 gene encoding uncharacterized protein LOC100272823: MPPTPARPPPAVAAGEPSAMGYDQGLPPHDATWPQRSDYDPYAYARHSAAAASSYYQPPPPGTEHAAPAAAFSSWSSAVGSSNSVIVGGPGAEPLAVPALSQPTGFATSIGWSGGDVGHLPYYDPQYQTAQHPTAVGGGIGTLNGVSRGRGPSQGGGRGGSPMYHPLIWNAGITSPRGRGRGRGRGSGRGRRNKSSDRQLAIQASGGSFALQAQPETVCAPAHMVQATTSSSTRGTVVPAAWCDICHVGCNSKEILEQHKNGKRHKRSVQRMQDMARLQGTTPAIADMGAPSSSQLAEVEGPSRSVHMVPPLGSTSLSGEHKDLAPENVGASVYGVQITEVPGSSSKQNKTHHTSTVGHGVEAQVELHVAVQACQPSNEMKDGGEAPPNATGPSNAQLVEARMGVNGNNNGSKRKPTGAGRGRKKLRVSQAPQQRRPERVREQPLVCTICNAICDTRAVFDIHLVGKKHQSRLKRSQGPDVLFGPLVGHIPPNQSAAHMTGAPEPLYFGFKSMGASLVEQEAYLAGAMQHVLPVLPQAGPTIMAADYPAQPVASNRCC; encoded by the exons atgcccccgactcccGCACGGCCGCCCCCCGCCGTCGCCGCCGGCGAGCCGTCGGCGATGGGCTACGACCAGGGCCTGCCTCCCCATGACGCCACCTGGCCGCAGAGATCCGACTACGACCCATACGCCTACGCCCGCCacagcgccgctgccgcctcctcCTACTACCAGCCGCCCCCACCGGGAACGGAGCATGCTGCTCCCGCGGCCGCCTTCTCGTCGTGGTCGTCCGCAGTGGGATCATCGAACAGCGTCATAGTGGGCGGGCCAGGGGCGGAGCCTTTAGCCGTCCCCGCGCTGtcgcagcccaccggcttcgccaCCTCGATTGGGTGGTCCGGGGGCGACGTGGGACACCTGCCGTACTACGACCCGCAGTACCAGACGGCGCAGCATCCCACGGCG GTTGGGGGTGGTATAGGTACACTCAACGGTGTAAGCAGAGGTCGTGGGCCTTCGCAAGGTGGAGGCAGAGGTGGAAGCCCTATGTATCATCCTCTTATATGGAATGCAGGAATTACATCACCACGTGGTAGAGGCCGTGGGCGAGGTCGAGGCAGTGGCCGAGGTCGTAGAAACAAGAGCAGTGATAGGCAGTTAGCCATTCAAGCATCCGGTGGATCTTTTGCATTACAGGCTCAGCCCGAAACGGTCTGTGCACCAGCACACATGGTGCAAGCTACAACCAGCAGTTCAACACGGGGTACTGTTGTTCCAGCTGCTTGGTGTGATATATGCCACGTGGGGTGTAATAGCAAGGAAATCCTTGAGCAGCACAAAAATGGAAAGAGGCATAAACGGTCTGTTCAGAGAATGCAAGATATGGCTCGCCTGCAAGGTACGACTCCTGCTATAGCTGACATGGGTGCTCCATCATCTTCTCAGTTAGCTGAAGTAGAAGGCCCCTCTAGGTCAGTACATATGGTCCCACCTCTTGGTTCAACAAGCCTTAGTGGGGAGCACAAAGACTTGGCTCCAGAAAATGTCGGAGCTTCAGTTTATGGGGTGCAAATTACTGAGGTGCCAGGCAGTTCTTCCAAGCAAAACAAAACACATCATACATCAACAGTTGGTCACGGTGTTGAAGCACAGGTAGAACTGCATGTCGCTGTTCAAGCTTGTCAGCCTTCAAATGAGATGAAAGATGGCGGTGAAGCCCCACCAAATGCAACAGGTCCATCAAATGCACAACTGGTGGAAGCAAGGATGGGTGTCAACGGCAACAACAATGGCTCAAAGAGGAAACCGACAGGAGCTGGCCGTGGTCGAAAGAAGCTGAGAGTGTCTCAAGCCCCACAGCAAAGGCGGCCTGAGCGAGTAAGGGAGCAACCGCTAGTCTGCACCATTTGCAACGCGATTTGTGATACAAGAGCTGTATTTGACATCCATCTGGTTGGTAAAAAGCATCAATCACGACTCAAGCGTTCTCAAGGCCCAGACGTGTTGTTCGGTCCTTTGGTTGGGCATATTCCTCCAAACCAGTCCGCAGCTCACATGACAGGAGCCCCTGAGCCACTGTATTTTGGCTTTAAGAGTATGGGAGCTTCTTTGGTTGAGCAGGAGGCATATCTGGCTGGCGCGATGCAGCACGTGTTGCCCGTTCTTCCACAAGCTGGTCCAACCATCATGGCTGCTGATTATCCTGCACAACCGGTGGCTAGCAATCGGTGCTGCTAG
- the LOC100281722 gene encoding Putative glucuronosyltransferase PGSIP8 precursor yields the protein MAGLPPVARRLRLRLATAALLLVLLLAVTAAVAAREGRGLARVQGPPPRHRHAYAAMMYMGTPRDYEFYVAVRVMMRSLTRVRADADRVLIASADVPRDWVRAMTEEDGMRVVIVENLRNPYEGNLGGTNKRFKLTLNKLYAWTLVDYERVVMIDSDNIFLQNTDELFQCGQFCAVFINPCYFHTGLFVLQPSIDVFKGMLHDLETGRENSDGADQGFLVGCYPDLLDKPMFHPPENGTKLNGTYRLPLGYQMDASYYYLKLHWHVPCGPNSVITFPSAPWFKPWYWWSWPVLPLGLSWHKQRWDDLGYASEMPVILMEVLMYIVIITVTRLARPGMTKLCYNRRPEKQSALVQWLIKLTAIVAMVAAYSIPFFVIPRTVHPIMGWSVYLFGALALSVLVINVFLLPPLDVLTTWLAIVGMLFVMAFPWYHDGVVRALAVFGYAFCSAPFLWASVVRMMDSLQTMLERDPFFSRIGEPTQETEFSKLY from the exons ATGGCGGGGCTGCCGCCGGTCGCCAGgcggctccggctccggctcgcGACCGCGGCGCTCCTCCTCGTCCTGCTGCTCGCGGTgaccgcggcggtggcggcgcgcgAGGGGCGGGGCCTGGCGCGGGTGCAGGGCCCGCCGCCGCGGCACCGCCACGCGTACGCCGCGATGATGTACATGGGCACGCCGCGGGACTACGAGTTCTACGTCGCCGTGCGCGTCATGATGCGCTCGCTCACCCGGGTCCGCGCCGACGCCGACCGCGTCCTCATCGCCTCCGCCGACGTGCCGCGCGACTGGGTCCGCGCAAT GACAGAAGAGGATGGCATGAGGGTGGTGATAGTGGAGAACCTCAGGAATCCTTATGAGGGCAACCTAGGAGGGACCAACAAGAGGTTCAAGTTGACACTGAACAAGCTTTATGCGTGGACCCTGGTGGACTATGAGCGTGTCGTCATGATTGATTCTGATAACATCTTCCTCCAGAACACAGACGAGCTATTCCAGTGTGGACAGTTCTGTGCTGTGTTCATCAACCCGTGCTACTTCCACACTGGTCTTTTCGTGCTCCAG CCTTCTATTGATGTATTCAAGGGCATGCTTCATGACCTGGAGACCGGCCGTGAAAACTCTGATGGTGCTGACCAGGGCTTTTTGGTTGGGTGCTACCCAGACTTGCTCGATAAACCAATGTTTCACCCTCCTGAGAATGGCACAAAGCTCAATGGGACCTATCGCCTTCCTCTCGGCTATCAAATGGATGCATCCTACTACT ATCTCAAGCTACATTGGCATGTCCCGTGTGGGCCAAACAGTGTTATCACATTCCCCAGCGCACCTTGGTTTAAACCTTGGTACTGGTGGTCATGGCCGGTCTTGCCACTAGGACTTTCCTGGCACAAGCAGCGCTGGGACGATCTTGG GTATGCTTCTGAAATGCCAGTGATCCTGATGGAGGTTTTAATGTACATAGTTATCATAACGGTCACCAGACTGGCAAGGCCAGGGATGACCAAACTGTGCTACAACCGGCGGCCTGAGAAGCAAAGTGCCCTGGTGCAGTGGCTGATCAAGCTAACTGCAATTGTGGCTATGGTGGCTGCGTACTCCATTCCATTCTTTGTGATCCCACGCACAGTTCACCCGATCATGGGCTGGTCCGTCTACCTGTTTGGCGCGCTCGCGTTGTCGGTGCTCGTTATCAACGTTTTTCTGCTCCCGCCACTTGACGTGCTTACAACGTGGCTCGCAATTGTGGGGATGCTCTTCGTTATGGCGTTCCCATGGTACCATGATGGTGTTGTGAGGGCTCTCGCAGTCTTTGGATACGCATTTTGCTCTGCGCCATTCTTGTGGGCATCCGTGGTGAGGATGATGGACTCACTGCAGACCATGCTCGAGAGGGATCCGTTCTTCTCCCGGATTGGTGAACCAACACAGGAGACTGAATTCAGCAAGCTGTACTGA